In the genome of Paramisgurnus dabryanus chromosome 16, PD_genome_1.1, whole genome shotgun sequence, the window aaaaatgaggtttgtgtcacagttttagtggttttaccaacaacggccagtaggtgtcaacggtttgctgcatactcttgtcataaatgaatcaattactgtcactgcattattattactgctaaaacattttgaaatatgaaaactacattctaagagctttccaatgatatatagtttgtcaacatttttgagGATGTATTTTAGGATATAGTGTTATGAATATAGAAAGttaatatgcattcctatggggggggggggggggggttggcatgtaacaaaaaactgtcactaaattatttctatcatcagatgactttgacatatgaaaactacattctaagagctttccagtgatatatagtttaTCAAGATTTTTGGGGTTTAGGGTGGGGGTTTAGtgttagaaaaatgtaaaaacatattagGCCTACATgttatgaaggtatatttggtgcaaaacaactgcacacctgtgacagtggaatttgtatttgtagagattatccacacatgtgtatcagtaaatttgaagtcacagatgaagagttgcaaacttgtagatttttttctttccctcaaatacaacacaacagttacacattcacaaatccttcagtgcagctgcacaaatcccattttacaaatcacagattaagaaactcacaagctcccgttttttgctacaattgctgcagtaaatatggtgcaaaacctacttgaacacctgcatcaaagtatgtgaagtcacacacaaattttgtacattcgcaaatcagtttgtgcatctgtgtgaTGAGAGTTgcatttgtgtaaaaaaaaaatttcacaaatatttttttatttttgaaatattttctagcacaaacacaagtacataaatacaactgcttgaatctgctgctacgagtttcaaactcttttttgtgtgctctcggttttgcaccaaatatctcgagataagtggtgcgaaagtgatttgtatacctgtaggctatgtTCAGCACttcccaccaggtggcgcccgacactcactgaagcagagtttattaattaccggcaatgtttcagcaaggtaaatcgcctttatcaaggtattattttcaccaagtggagaacaatataaatgggagtgctaattatacacagatgaaggcaattacatacaatattccaatgattcattagtaaacaaaatataagttccataaatctcaaaccatcaatataagtagattaaaaaatacaagcagcaaatacacacataggcctacatataCCTAATAGGCTTTAATATACCTAAAAGGCCTCCTGTCTAAGTAAAAATTGGTCCAACTCACCTCACCTTCTAGATGAAAATACCCTCTCAATTCCTATATACAATAATGAAGTTATAGGATGATTAAGTTCAACAAAATGCAGTGCTAATGGAAGGTTCATATTTCTGCATATTATTGCACTCTGATGTTTCACGATGCGTGTTTTATACTctctatttgttttcctacatGTGATTTTCAACAATGACAGTGTTAAAGTTGTTTCTGTTGGTATAGATGGAGAAGAGAGGTCCGATCTAACTAATTTATCTCCTAGATTACATTCAcctatattcagttagcctatgtttactttactgacacaacaatgtgcccaggatggtaaaataattatttcaatgtattactaataaacaacacaagtcttgtgcatactgacatggtttgacATCTATAgttatttgattgttttttttctgatgtgttagaagtcatatatgtagagcagagaaataagacattttttttctggggtgcatgccctagaaaaatacatatggaccttggtatttataaaatcctctGTACGACCCTGCTCATGACAATAAGAATCCACTCTCAATAGTGTATGACGAGCTGTAGGTTTTTTAATCGGATCCCtatgtaaaaaattacaagctacccacaagtctaaaaagctgatttgatttgggttagcatctagggtaaatgttaagaaatcagaacaactgtttagataataataaaaacaatttagttGTTCAGTTACCCGATTCcaaaagacagaaataatcatccaaattagtatattagaagaaaaagcatGTATCTTAGTTAAATGTacgcctatgtgtgtatttgctgcttgtattttttaatctacttatattgatggtttgagatttatggaacttatattttgtttactaatgaatcattggaatattgtatgtaattaccttcatctgtgtataattagcactcccatttatattgttctccacttgctgaaaataataccttgataaagacgatttaccttgctgaaacattgccggtaattaataaactctgcttcagtgagtgtcgggcgccacctggtgggaaGTGCTGAacatagcctacaggtatacaaatcactttcgcaccacttatctcgagatatttggtgcaaaacagagagcacacaaaaaagagtgtttgaaactcgtagcagcagattcaagcagttgtatttatgtacttgtgtttgtgctagaaaatatttcaaaaataaaaaaatatttgtgaattttttttttacacaaatgcaactctcatcgcacagatgcacaaactgatttgcgaatgtacaaaatttgtgtgtgacttcacatactttgatgcaggtgttcaagtaggttttgcaccatatttactgcagcaattgtagcaaaaaacgtgagcttgtgagtttcttaatctgtgatttgtaaaatgggatttgtgcagctgcactgaaggatttgtgaatgtgtaactgttgtgttgtatttgagggaaagaaaaaaaagctacaagtttgcaactcttcatctgtgacttcaaatttactgatacacatgtgtggataatctctacaaatacaaattccactgtcacaggtgtgcagttgttttgcaccaaatataccttcataacATGTGGGCCCGTGACCTTTTtgaaactgactctcactacgtcatttttttctcaaaatggtAAAGATATATGataactacactcttagagctttccaataatatatagtttgtcaaaatTGTTTAGGTTTGGAATAGGGTATTAGTGCTatacatatgtaaaaacaaactgGGTTCACCTGTGGCCCggtgacattttagaaactgactctcactcTCTCATAATTTCTCCAAAATGgtgataaaatatgaaaactacactctcagagctttccaatgatatatagtttgtcaagatatTTCAGGTTTAGATAGGGTTTTCGTGTAACCaatatataataacaacatGGGCCCACCAGTGGACCTGTGGCATTTTAGAAAATGGCTCTCACTATGTCATTTCTTTCCCAAAATACTGATGATAAATCGAAACTACACCCTTAGAGCTTTCAAATGAGATATAATTTGTCAGGATTGGATAAGAATTCACATggaaaacactgaagtaaacgtAGGCGCCCCACTGGCGAgacagtgacatttagcaggatataaatgttttgaggcgcactctcttcataaatgaatcaattactctccctacataatttattttataaaacactgttaaaatgtCTATTCTAcaggcttagacctttccaacaatatatatatagtttgtagtgatagattaacatttacctgaacaatattgaagtaaacttaggTGTCCCGTATACGGGACGGTGACGCTTAACAGATTTTTTAACCCCTATGGAGTCAACTGACATAAACTTAACTTAGAACTCTCTTtaatacgttacattattatgaCTCTTGCTAGTACGGTTAAATCTTAGTCGCTGTACCCGGCTTCTTCTGTTGTCCACTGATTTTTCTGGGTTTTCtcctgcttctattaatgtaaagctgtttGAAACAactaaacaattgtgaaaagtgctataaatAGAATTTAAAAGTATATACTAATCTTACACTTCACCAAAATTAACTTATGTTTTGAAGTATTCAGCTCTCTTTTGTGATAAGCATTAAAGTAAAggaattttttgtttttttaaacaacttCCAAACATTGTTACAACTTAATTTCATTTCCTCTTAATATAAACATATCTCTTCCTGTTTTTGTGCGGTGTGTCTGTGACATTTTTGACAATTCTATTACTGTTATACTAACACTGTTTTCAAAATCCTTTGAAATGACTAAAGGTGCATATTCTTTTAATATTCAAAGAGTGAACATATAAATTGTTAGGCTAGTTTTGTTTACAAGCAGgtaaacaaatgaaaacatgCAAACAGTGAAGCAGCTGCTTACTTCCTCAATGACGCTGAGAGAGAAACAAAACGGAGAGCCTCATTCATTGGCCTGAGCTCATGAGATCTGGGCAACAAACAATACCGACCAGACAGAAGAATTAAACCAACCTTATTTTTAACCTCTCATTTTAGACAGGGACTTGGATAGTAAACTCTGAACTGTTACTAGAAAACTGAACAGTATACAGGCTACAAAACAATTTTACAGCAAGTTACTTTTGAAGGGaccatttttattttcttttttatggttattacttattgttttttaGCAGCTTGacaatgtttgtcatttttcgAGTGGTCTTTCTTCATCTCCTCCTCATTGTTTTTACTTGCATCACTTCAGAACAGACAGCAGAAGGCTCCAACAACACTGGCAGTAAGTGTTTTTTTTCATTATAATATTGTATTTGTGGTTAACACCTACATTATTttgtaaaacaacaacaacaacaacaacaaaaaacagagTGAGTGCAAGTTTCAGTATTGCTAAAACAAAACCAATTACATAAAGTATTTCACAgacaatagtaaaaaaaaaaactgtgggCATGCACAGACTAGCACAGATGTAGATGAGACATGAGATCTAACTTATTTAGAACCGCAAGACTTTTCGTAATAAGTACACcactataaaacattttataaaaacataaatgaggggaaacattttatttaagtgtATATTGTATTTAAATTTATTACTAATTAGTTGACCCTAAAAATTttaccctgtctgtaaaatccagggtgaagttttataatttaattattattattattattatataattcatttcAATAAATTCTTTCACATCaatttcaatatttaaaattaccTTACTTAGTCAATTtgaaagatatcaaggttattttttcACACTATGTAGGAAGATTTTATTTCGAAAACTGTAaatcagtggcggctggtgctaattttttcttttttttgggggggggggggggcaaacaaacttaaaatcaaacttttactaGTAATGCAGGATTGTAAATAGCCATTTATCAGGTGATGAATATCATTACTgcttagctaaaatgctgaaaatgttccTGTTGACGTCAACTGTTAAAGcatgaaattaatgtaaaagCATGAACGATCCAATCACATGAggtcaaagaaaaaaaaaaaacaatattgatttgCTTACAACATAAGTGGGAGGGTTTGGGGCGCACAGTACTGCACCCCAGGGCGGATCCAAAACCAGCCAATTAGGGCTCAGCCTCAGATCACACTTTTTACTGACCTACAAACACACTCGTTTGGGTTGCGCCCCAGacacataaacatgacataCACAACGaactcagttttttttttataaatgttaacatgactaacagtgaaatagtacaACGAAATGGcttttttgtattaatttgcactatatatttaactttttgatAACATGTTAAAGTACATTAGGTTTCTTCTCTGGCCAACCCTGGGGCGGATGCCCCAGCACCCCCTATTGACCAGCCACCACTGCTGTCAATCACAAAagttgggttttcacaggcgTCAGATTCGTTCAGTTGTTTTTCTTCTATAACAACCGGCTTAATatacattatcctgcttattacactgctatttacctcataagtaaggtaaggaacattaaatattaatttgaaatatcttagttgttcatttttaacgaatgcagaccttcagcgaggaaaacctgtttactttcggttttaagataaaacaagacgttcaaatgtcatgAACATGctttttggtttaatcatttgtaaatataatgtcatatatgttattaaaagacatttatatttaatttttgtgtaatattaaactgcacctgtcaaaattatttgcagcatcCAGGTTACTGTGTGTTAGTAGATTTGAGCGGTGGTTATCTATAACACACCTGCAAATGTCaccactggccaatcagaatcaatcATTCCAACGAGTCGTGTAATAATGGCAAATTGTAAAGCTATTGGTAAAAGTAAACAATAATCATAAATCTTTGTTTATCTTTCAGGGGGACGGAGCCTTGCAGTACTTAACAATACATTACTGGATGAGCAAAAGGAGCAGATACAAAGCAATGTCATTGTACTGCTGGTTCCTCTACTCTGCCTCCTGTCCTTCATCATTGGGGTTCCTGCCAACTCATTTGCCCTCTGGGTGCTGCTCTTCAGAACCAAGAAGCTCCCTTCCAATATCCTGCTGATCAACCTCACCATCTGTGACCTCATGTTTCTGTTGTTGTTGCCTTTTCGTATTGTTTATCACTTCTGGGGCAATGACTGGACTTTTGGTGAATCATTCTGTCGTATTGTGATTGCACTATTCTATGGAAACATGTATGGTTCAGTGGTTTGTCTGGCACTTGTTGCTGTGGATCGCTATGTTGCTCTTGTTCACCCTTTTGGGGCCAAGACATTGCGTAGTAACAGGAATTCTGTGTGTATGAGCGTATTGGTTTGGATAGTGATTGCAACAGCAGCTGTGCCCTTATTAGTCTCCAAACAATCTTATCAAATAAAGGACCCTCCTATAACAACCTGCCATGATGCTCTTCCACCAGATGAGCAGGAAAACTTCTTTCTGCCTTATTTTATTGCCCTCTTCTCAATCTTTTTCCTGCTTCCATTGCTGGTAGTGGTGTTTAGTTATGTTTCCATCCTACGTACCCTTATGGCTGAAGGGCAACGTTATGCTCACGCTGTAAGAGTGACTGTGTTGATGTTGATAGTGTTTGTGGTTTGTTTTTTGCCAAGCAACATTCTTCTACTGTTGCATTACTCAAAATCAGACTTTATTAATAATGATCTTTACGTTCCATACCTGATCAGTTTGTCTCTCAGTACCTTTAACAGCTGCATTGATCCCTTCATCTTTTACTATGTGTCTAAAGACTTCAGGAACAAGCTATGTGAAGCTCTGAGTTGTCATAGATCTGATTCAAAGTCCTCCTCAGAAACATTTAGGTCAAACGTAACACTGATGTCAAAGCTGAGTAGAAGCAAAGAACTTCTTAATTGAGGATCAGTTTGATCAAGCCTGAGAGGTGTGGCAGTTTAATGACATGAAATTTAGGCCATCAAAAAATCTAGGGCTCACTGAAGGATTAATACTATGTCTGTCTTAtatccaacccagtctcacggcaagtcgtgttatagtaacgaaaattgtgattaatttattagtttgcTGACACAATTTTCCGCTGTTTTTCGGGTCTCTGgagacgaatgtcttttttgtccttcccagcacaaatttctatcaatggctgttcgtgtctgtgggacgactttctttatcgtgtcattttagattttattttctcatcattgttttctattttttgaccattgttgcttggggtttgggttagaatcaATTTCTGCGACTTATTAACctaaaccccaactctaacccaaACTCCAGGTCAGAATAGTTTAAAAAGCAGACgaaaatgcataaaattacatcctaacgcaaaccccaaatctaaccctaaccccaagcgacattGATTTTTGCATGGGTACGTGGCTTTTAGTTGAAGTTAAATTGACATGCAAACTGCTTTTTGTAGAAATATCAGCAACGACTCTTTTTATGTTTaaattgtttatatataaaaaaatgctgatttAGCGTGTCCTTTAAATTTTAGTATTGAAGGATGTATCTTATTTTACTTTAGAATATGTAATATCAAACTTGAAGTTAAAGGTATAGTTTACTTAAAATTCTTCCATCATTTTtatcatcctcatgttgttctaaacctgtatgaatttcttttttctgatgaacacaaaagaaggtattttgataAACGATGGTAAGCACatagctgattgtaaccattgacttccatagtaggaaaacaaatattatggaagtattgtgataaataataaagaaaatattttgataaatgattgtcagTGCACAGTTGACGGTATTCATTGAATTCCATAttcgtttttcctactatgaaagtcaaaggttgcaatcagctgtgtgcttaccatcattacCATCAAAaaaaatcttcctttgtgttcatcagaaaaaataaattcatacaggtttaaaacaacacgaggatgagaaaTATTTCatagggtgaactatccctttaatggtaAACTGACAACTGTATACATTTGATGAATTCAAACAGTGGAATGCAATTGTGGATTGTAAAAATGAACAGTGTATATGTGCCTATACAGTTTTGCCTTGGTTTATAATCGATTAATATCTaaggaaaacatttcattttatagacttttattttattatttaagttGCATGgaaaattgtaaatgtattttgtgtttaaaagtttaAGTAACGTGTCAAGTCATATCTGTAACCACTTCAGGTTCTCATGTCAAAACCCATGACTTCTCATTTCCGGTCCCACAAACAGCACTGCACATTTTGTTTCCCTTATCTTGTATGACCAGTTCAGTTATAGCTGTTTGCAAATGATGATGACTCACACGTGAGACGTAAAGGTTGTGGGTCCCCACGTCCGGAAATGATAACAAATAGACCTCTGTGGTAGACATGAGCACTGTCTGAGCCTGGTGATCTAATTTACTTCCCTCTATTACtttattgtttatattttattaaccttattttattgtttattgcTTTCATTGTACATTTGTAATCTGTACAAAACTCTTTATGGTTTTGTTAAGCACCTTGAATGTTTACTGtgtatgaaataaataaaactttgctTTGAGAAATTAAAGAACTGAATTAAAGTATATGGAAGTATATAAATGTCActgcaataaataaaatatgagtTATTAAAAAAGCAATTAGCAAGTAAACAATTTtagacatttattaaaataatgcattttttcagatttattcttCTGTTTTAAACATATAGTCACTACATGATttaaagaacattgtgtgaaaatataaccttgatatcatTCACATTGGTGGAGTATGGCCATGTAAAAAACTGAAGTGAAAATAATGATAAAACTCATAATGTCATAATTATAGATTAGACTTCACAGACAGGGCTACATTTTTGCATATTGGAAAGGATCTGTTTGTCATTGTAGTAGGATAGTGAAAGAATTATCAGAGTAAAAAAGACAACTTAATAACCCTGCTTACCTTGATTAACAGCACAAGTCTCAAGCTGAACATTTAGGGATCAATACTGACCTCTAGTGAATCTTTAAACCGACCCACCCTGACAAAAGAATTAAGACAAGTGCTTGGGTGATATTCAATacaactcagttactattttaataaacttttttaagtaattatcaaaacatttcaCACACATTCTACACATGTACACATGTCAGGACCAGTAATGCCTAGTCATAGACACATATGATGTGCTAATAGCTTGTTGGTTCAGTTCTGTCTACAGTAAATCTAAACAATTTTATAGTAACATTATACAGTAAACTAGTGAGAGCATTATTACACCCACATGaacaaaaaattacatttttactaGTATCCTCTAAAccaaactcacacacaaaccTTTTAGCAACATGTTATAACACAGTTTGGCAGAACACAGTTTGACCAATTTATGACcccattttcttttaatttgaCATGTTTTTTTGTATCTACTACAAAaccatttaaaacacatttctaGGAGCACATTCACCATAGTTAACTTGGTCTAAAATGACAAACAACAACAGTCCTTTGTTTTTAATCTTACTTCTGCCCTCAACTTATAACATGTTCTCTATTCTTTATGGTAAATGCAGGAGAAACAGACAATGTGAAACAAGAAGTTGACCAATACTGGCATAAGATGTTGTGGTTTATCTGCAATAACTGTACAATAATTCAACTGCTTTCCCCGTATTTTTCATCTAGCACTCcaaggctactttttatatgtttttttcttacATTCACTGCCACAATGGTGATTTAATTactgtaggagaaaacaaatgCAGCCCTTATTTACTATTTGTATAAAGTTATTTTTGTATTGCCAACCCCTCTATTAAACAAAGTTAGACTGTGATCGGTCAACTATGTTTCTTGAATGTGTGAGAGATTTCTGGGATTATTGTGAGTTTCCAGCACATATTAAAGTGACTGAATATTCACAAATGAGTATAAAGGGAAGCGATTAAAGGACTTTTGAATGCATGAAAAAACTGTATCAGATAATTTTAGACATGCACACTTGCTATTATAAGAGGGGCGCCTCTCAAGTGAAATAACCACAGATCTTTTATCAGTTCCTGAGATACTGAAGCTCTTATACCAGGTAACAGGGGGTTTCTCAAACGGAAGGCTGCATCTCTGGAGGTCGCTTATGCAGGCTACatatgtcatcaagcctggtttatttcagttaactgagcattatatttgcaagtcataagcatacaCTGTGAAAAATATCTACTCTAAATTTTTACATTGGTTTATCATTATTTacaattataattaaaaatgaTTCTGTACAATTACAAACATTTTCTGTCAATTAACAGATCGactatatgttattttaagtattgtgtttttttttgttttcttaaacTACATTCAAATTCATGTCTATCTAATGCTTAAATCTCACTGGACGTGTGCGTTTTATTGCACTGCCATGAGGTAAAAGTCATGGTAGTGCAAAAACCTCCTTAGGTCTGACCATCTGACCTCGCGCCAGTCTGATGCATGCAAAAAAACATCAATCACTGTTCGTGTCAATCttacatcagtttaaagaaACAGTAATATGAAAGGGACTCTTGTGGATTCTAGAATAAGTCCGATTCCAAATGTATTTGAGTACAAGTCGAGACAGAGTAAAAATGCTTATGAGTCCatgacaagaccaagaccattaaAATATGGTCTTAAGACCGAGTCCAAGTCTTGAGTACTACAAGAGctcctatttcattgctaaaaacaacgttattttgtgtatttagtatAATACAATGCGTTCGCGTGATTTATGGttcacacattattttccacatatcgtaaatttttgtagctccagatatacagtactgctttcctcaaacgcattgattttgtacaaaagcGTTGTGTTCCTGTTTGGCCAGCTGTACGtggtgattggcctgaatacctctgacgtcagcctgAAAtatgatgctccttaccatgtttgaaagattcgctaaCAATGCAaggctgacaggagttaacttacaggccgtgagtccgaagcgggaggaattttgataatgtcggtcttgtt includes:
- the LOC135758063 gene encoding proteinase-activated receptor 4-like codes for the protein MFVIFRVVFLHLLLIVFTCITSEQTAEGSNNTGRGRSLAVLNNTLLDEQKEQIQSNVIVLLVPLLCLLSFIIGVPANSFALWVLLFRTKKLPSNILLINLTICDLMFLLLLPFRIVYHFWGNDWTFGESFCRIVIALFYGNMYGSVVCLALVAVDRYVALVHPFGAKTLRSNRNSVCMSVLVWIVIATAAVPLLVSKQSYQIKDPPITTCHDALPPDEQENFFLPYFIALFSIFFLLPLLVVVFSYVSILRTLMAEGQRYAHAVRVTVLMLIVFVVCFLPSNILLLLHYSKSDFINNDLYVPYLISLSLSTFNSCIDPFIFYYVSKDFRNKLCEALSCHRSDSKSSSETFRSNVTLMSKLSRSKELLNHRTMKLFIFYGVLVLAVLQYSRSVGATKVKFGSICSGNPNNQRRGCDDYGCGGFGASKLKLNGVKIIHKGLDIVCQDGSTIYAPINVTLNGKVVLDKANNAINDGITLEGQGLCFKIFYVKPDRYSGATLKKGQKIGIMLPMQKVHPGIKSHVHVEMCDKSNPTKYF